CCCACCACTTCAAAGCTTCGCTGACATGGTTATCTGGGAAATCCATGTGCGGGATTTCTCAATCCATCCAAGTTCAGGGGTCGTGCATAAAGGAAAGTTCCTGGCCTTCACCGAAACCGGAACGCGCAGCCCCGAAGGCGAAACAACCGGTGTTGACCACCTGAAAGAACTCGGCATCACACATGTGCATCTTCTGCCGGTTTACGATTACTTTACCGTTGACGAAACCCGTCTTGATGTACCACAGTTTAACTGGGGCTACGACCCACAAAATTACAATGTGCCCGAAGGCTCCTACTCGACCAATCCTTACGATGGCAATGTGCGCATCAATGAGTTCAAAAAAATGGTTCAGGCCCTGCACAACAATGGCATCCGGGTAATTATGGATGTTGTTTATAACCATGTTTTTGATGCCAAACTCTCATCATTCGAGCAACTGGTTCCAGGATATTATTTCCGTTTGACCGCGAATGGATTGTTTTCTAATGGCTCGGGATGCGGTAATGAAACAGCATCTGAAAAAACAATGATGCGCAAATTCATGATTGAATCCGTTAAATATTGGGCAACAGAATACCGCATTGACGGCTTCAGGTTCGACCTCATGGGTTTACACGATATTGAAACCATGAACCTTATCAGGGTTGAGTTAGATAAAATTGATACCACGATTTTTATGTATGGCGAAGGCTGGACAGCCGGTGATACCCCGCTGCATTTGGAAAACCGCGCACTGAAGGGCCAGGCCGAACAACTTAATGGAATTGCCGTTTTCAGTGATGATATCCGCGATGCGATCCGCGGTGCATGGTGGGAACAAGATGCCCCTGGATTTATGACTGGCCGCAAAGATTTGGAAGAAAGTATCAAATTTGGCGTAGTGGCATCAACCAATCATCCGCAAATTGACTTCCCAAAGGTGAATTATTCTGATGAACCCTACGCACCCAGCCCGCTCCAGACAATTACATACGTAACCTGCCACGACAATCCCTGCTTATGGGATAAGATTGTCAGCACATGTATCAACTGCACGAAAAAAGACAAACTCGATATTCAAAAATTTGCGAATGCCATAGTTCTCACTTCGCAGGGAGTGCCGTTGCTTCATGCCGGCGAGGAAATTGTG
The sequence above is a segment of the Bacteroidales bacterium genome. Coding sequences within it:
- the pulA gene encoding type I pullulanase — protein: MITATVLLESGCQPAETKETSDGYPVYHGNDLGVIYSPEKTSFRVWAPTAAELLVRIYDQGHEGNLLETHNMKSDEDGTWLLKLKGDWKNRYYTLQARIGENWMEEVPDMYAKAVGVNGKRGMIVDLDSTNPEGWENDNRPPLQSFADMVIWEIHVRDFSIHPSSGVVHKGKFLAFTETGTRSPEGETTGVDHLKELGITHVHLLPVYDYFTVDETRLDVPQFNWGYDPQNYNVPEGSYSTNPYDGNVRINEFKKMVQALHNNGIRVIMDVVYNHVFDAKLSSFEQLVPGYYFRLTANGLFSNGSGCGNETASEKTMMRKFMIESVKYWATEYRIDGFRFDLMGLHDIETMNLIRVELDKIDTTIFMYGEGWTAGDTPLHLENRALKGQAEQLNGIAVFSDDIRDAIRGAWWEQDAPGFMTGRKDLEESIKFGVVASTNHPQIDFPKVNYSDEPYAPSPLQTITYVTCHDNPCLWDKIVSTCINCTKKDKLDIQKFANAIVLTSQGVPLLHAGEEIVRTKFGEHNSYNLPDSINQLVWHDKSIYKDVFDYYKALIELRKNHPAFRMTTTEMIQKHISFFEFEKTLLVGYQISENANGDKWKDILVFYNANPKVVEVELPVGEWVIVATKDAVVEEGFTAKGFGKDQTDKTMIPPRSIMILVDKESI